The proteins below are encoded in one region of Oryzias melastigma strain HK-1 linkage group LG9, ASM292280v2, whole genome shotgun sequence:
- the si:ch211-51h9.7 gene encoding protein cereblon: protein MARARIVFVRAIRLQFIWFLRCQLADSCASGEQRTSSETSVLCRACGHELASGADIAFVPSRLALSTRNDTLVNGRRVNVQLFENPHGVQFEVVTFRKADVTKHWPADKRFSWYPGFSWTVATCPRCRSHVGWAFQPTEWTDTITKHKFEESGNTFVALITHQILTEDFASSLLMTPKSFVS, encoded by the exons ATGGCACGCGCGCGGATCGTCTTTGTCCGCGCGATCAGACTACAGTTTATTTGGTTTCTGCGCTGCCAGCTCGCTGACTCGTGTGCCTCGGGGGAGCAGAGAACCAGCTCCGAGACGTCCGTGCTCTGCAGAGCCTGCGGACATGAGCTGGCCTCCGGGGCCGACATCGCCTTCGTCCCCAGCCGGCTGGCCCTGTCCACGCGCAACGACACGCTGGTTAATGGGCGACGAGTGAACGTGCAGCTCTTTGAGAACCCCCACGGAGTCCAGTTTGAAGTAGTGACATTCAGGAAGGCAGACGTTACCAAACACTGGCCGGCGGACAAGCGCTTCTCCTGGTACCCCGGGTTCTCGTGGACTGTTGCCACATGCCCCAGATGCAGGTCTCATGTAG GCTGGGCGTTCCAACCCACGGAATGGACAGACACAATCACAAAACACAAGTTTGAGGAGTCTGGGAACACTTTCGTGGCTTTAATCACCCATCAGATACTGACGGAAGACTTTGCCTCAAGCCTCCTCATGACACCCAAGTCTTTTGTGAGCTGA
- the seta gene encoding SET nuclear proto-oncogene a gives MSASAAKASKKELNSNHDGADETSEKEQQEAIEHIDEVQNEIDRLNEQASEEILKVEQKYNKLRQPFFQKRSELIAKIPNFWVTTFVNHPQVSALLGEEDEEALHYLSRVEVTEFEDIKSGYRIDFYFDENPYFENKVLSKEFHLNESGDPSSKSTEIKWKSGKDLTKRSSQTQNKAGRKRQHEEPESFFTWFTDHADAGADELGEVIKDDIWPNPLQYYLVPDMDDEEGEGEEEEEDEEGLEDIDEEGDEDGEEEEEDDGEDGEDDEGEDD, from the exons ATGTCTGCCTCGGCGGCAAAAGCGAGTAAAAAGGAGCTGAACTCGAACCATGACGGAGCGGACGAGACCTCCG AGAAAGAGCAGCAAGAAGCTATTGAACACATCGACGAAGTTCAAAATGAAATTGACAG gtTGAATGAGCAGGCCAGTGAAGAGATTCTGAAAGTAGAACAGAAGTACAACAAACTCCGTCAGCCATTCTTTCAGAAGAGGTCGGAACTGATCGCCAAAATCCCAAACTTCTGGGTCACCACATTTGTCAACCATCCACAGG TATCTGCCCTGCTTggggaagaagatgaagaagcgCTTCATTACCTGAGCAGAGTGGAGGTGACAGAGTTTGAAGACATCAAGTCAGGCTACAGAATagatttt TATTTTGATGAAAACCCATACTTTGAAAACAAAGTCCTTTCCAAAGAGTTTCATCTGAATGAGAGTGGAGACCCATCTTCAAAGTCAACAGAAATCAAATGGAAGTCAGGAAAG GACTTGACCAAGCGTTCCAGTCAGACACAGAACAAAGCAGGCAGAAAGAGGCAACATGAAGAACCTGAGAGCTTCTTCACTTGGTTCACCGATCATGCGGATGCTGGCGCTGATGAGCTCGGGGAGGTCATCAAGGATGACATCTGGCCTAACCCTCTCCAGTACTACTTG GTTCCTGATATGGATGATGAAGAGGGTGAaggtgaggaagaagaggaggatgaggaaggTCTGGAGGACATAGATGAAGAAGGAGATGAAgatggagaagaggaggaggaggatgatggAGAAGATGGGGAG GATGATGAGGGGGAAGATGACTGA